CTTCGGGAATCTCCGGAGCCACGAACAGTCCCCACTGTGGTGCATGGGGAATTAGCTCACGAATCAACGCTTCCATAGGCCCTCACACCTTTCGACGTAGCCGGGCCGCAAAAGCTCCATCCATTTGATCACGAGGCGGCCAGGTAGCAAAGAAGCCTTCTTCCGTGACCATCTCGGCCGGCACCCAGGGCTCCACGCTCTCCACAGTAAACTCCGGATGCCGGGCCAGGAATGACCGGACACGCACTTCATTCTCTTCCGGCTCGATCGTACAGGTGCTATAGACGAGTACGCCGCCAGGACGCACCAGCCGGCCCGCGGCTTCCAGCAGCTCGTCCTGCAGTCGAACCAGCTCGTCCAGGTCTTCCGGACGGCGATGCCAGCGCAAGTCGGCGCGTTTTGCCAGCACTCCCAGACCGGAACAGGGAACATCCAGCAGCACCCGATCTGCCTTCAGGTCAGGATAGCGCTCCGGCACCTGGCGCAGGTCGATCGCTTCGACCTCGATGCTGGTCAATCCCTGCTGCAGCGCTGCCTTTCGAATCAATTCCGCTCGCCGGGGATGTACGTCGAAAGCTACCACACGTCCGTGGTCACGCATGCGCGTAGCAATATAGGTCGTCTTGCCGCCAGGAGCTGCACAGGCATCCACGATGGTCTCCTCTGGATGTGGATCCAGTAGGCGTACAATCAACCCTGCACTTTCGTCCTGAACCGTTAACAACCCCTTCTCGATCAGTCGATCTTGCAGGATCGGCCCCAGACGCCGCACCCGAATGAAATCGTCCAGTATCGGTGATGGCTCGGCTTCGACGCTTCGGTCAGCCAGGCGGTGCAGCACCACGTGGCGCGCAATACGATCGGTACGCACGCGTACGCCAAACCAGGGGCGTTCGTTGTAGTAGCGCAGGAGCGCCTCGGTGCTGTCCGCCCCGTACCGGTCCAGCCATCGGCGCACCACCCACGTTGGATGCGCGTAGCGAATGGCCAGATCTTCAGCCAGATCGCCCGTCTGCGGCTGCGGCAAAAAGTCGCGCTGGCGCAACAGGGTTCGGAGCACCGCATTGA
Above is a window of Rhodothermus sp. DNA encoding:
- the rsmB gene encoding 16S rRNA (cytosine(967)-C(5))-methyltransferase RsmB, with the protein product MPMSRVRRSRKRLDPARREAVRLLMRIETDQAYANRLTSAGLTDELEPEAGRRTTEYVAGVTRWRRWLDFLLAQVYRGRYDSIEPKLRQILRLGLYELLFTDTPPYAVLHEAVELARKLVRPRAGAVVNAVLRTLLRQRDFLPQPQTGDLAEDLAIRYAHPTWVVRRWLDRYGADSTEALLRYYNERPWFGVRVRTDRIARHVVLHRLADRSVEAEPSPILDDFIRVRRLGPILQDRLIEKGLLTVQDESAGLIVRLLDPHPEETIVDACAAPGGKTTYIATRMRDHGRVVAFDVHPRRAELIRKAALQQGLTSIEVEAIDLRQVPERYPDLKADRVLLDVPCSGLGVLAKRADLRWHRRPEDLDELVRLQDELLEAAGRLVRPGGVLVYSTCTIEPEENEVRVRSFLARHPEFTVESVEPWVPAEMVTEEGFFATWPPRDQMDGAFAARLRRKV